From Phycodurus eques isolate BA_2022a chromosome 20, UOR_Pequ_1.1, whole genome shotgun sequence, a single genomic window includes:
- the tmem238a gene encoding transmembrane protein 238a, translating to MGLCDGLSHCKLALAFAVLMDVLGGVALLLGVFAPLEVKGQDFGDLLVYTGALLVLMSLGGWVLWYSGNIEGLTYKKELGHVGSAVERLARNLSRKILTYRIHR from the exons ATGGGCCTGTGTGACGGTTTGTCCCACTGCAAACTGGCTCTGGCCTTCGCCGTGCTCATGGATGTGCTCGGGGGCGTCGCCCTGCTGCTGGGGGTCTTTGCCCCCCTGGAGGTGAAAGGTCAAGACTTTGGAGACTTGCTCGTCTACACGG gaGCTCTGTTGGTCCTGATGTCGCTGGGCGGCTGGGTGCTGTGGTACAGCGGAAACATCGAGGGCCTGACGTACAAAAAGGAGCTGGGACACGTCGGCAGCGCCGTGGAGCGCCTGGCTCGCAACCTCAGCCGCAAGATCCTCACGTACAGAATCCACCGCTGA
- the LOC133395787 gene encoding coiled-coil domain-containing protein 106-like isoform X1 yields the protein MNPGSNSDDANTSAHDMAPAARGGGGLYLESYEVSFPLEEGTERATSYHHGQPIMDEASMQDAPPSQYSPFILVSNLRAHLYVALEKNAWLQKRIEELEEERNFLRCQLDRLIVGVRGHEEWCGDAHRGGVKMQPASPTDPPSPMTTRSGMTLKRLQGPRPRHGTAIPVKQEFHLEEEKFYTDDEFLQEQEEEEEEEEEEDSSLEAGTKKKGRGRAGEPRMKKMRIFRITHGRERQRVKDPDGVLIRYKKILSTYQRVRSMSRAFQIHGVDRNTMASTSPIAELLLVAPEKMDEVGEFEAPKEKLLDYARRCYKIMDEQTHVKVQNMKKSHKLLPISYRFRN from the exons ATGAATCCGGGAAGCAACTCAGACGATGCCAACACGTCAG CTCACGATATGGCTCCTGCCGCAAGAGGAGGTGGAGGTTTGTACCTGGAGTCTTACGAGGTGTCTTTCCCACTGGAGGAGGGCACGGAGAGGGCGACCTCGTACCACCATGGCCAACCGATAATGGACG AGGCCAGCATGCAGGATGCGCCCCCCTCGCAGTATAGCCCCTTCATCCTGGTGTCCAACCTGCGGGCGCACCTCTACGTGGCGCTGGAGAAGAACGCCTGGCTGCAGAAGCGCAtcgaggagctggaggaggagcgCAACTTCCTGCGCTGCCAGCTGGACCGCCTCATCGTTGGCGTGCGGGGGCACGAGG AGTGGTGCGGTGACGCCCATCGCGGCGGTGTGAAGATGCAACCTGCCAGCCCCACTGACCCGCCGTCACCCATGACCACACGCTCCGGAATGACCCTGAAACGCCTGCAAGGACCTCGGCCACGCCACGGGACCGCCATCCCCG TCAAGCAGGAGTTTCACCTGGAGGAGGAAAAGTTCTACACCGACGACGAGTTCCtgcaggagcaggaggaggaggaggaggaggaggaagaggaggactcTTCCCTGGAGGCCGGCACCAAGAAGAAGGGGCGAGGGCGAGCCGGGGAGCCCAGGATGAAGAAGATGAGGATCTTCCGCATCACCCACGGCAGGGAGAGGCAGAGAG TCAAAGACCCGGATGGCGTTCTGATCCGCTACAAGAAGATCCTGTCCACCTACCAGCGTGTGAGGAGCATGTCCAGAGCTTTCCAGATCCACGGTGTGGACCGCAACACCATGGCCTCCACCTCCCCCATCGCTGAGCTCCTACTGGTGGCGCCGGAGAAG ATGGACGAAGTGGGCGAGTTCGAGGCGCCCAAGGAGAAGCTTCTGGACTACGCCAGGCGCTGCTACAAAATCATGGACGAGCAGACGCATGTCAAAGTTCAGAACATGAAGAAAAGTCACAAGCTGCTGCCCATCTCCTATCGCTTTAGGAATTGA
- the LOC133395787 gene encoding coiled-coil domain-containing protein 106-like isoform X2, translating into MAPAARGGGGLYLESYEVSFPLEEGTERATSYHHGQPIMDEASMQDAPPSQYSPFILVSNLRAHLYVALEKNAWLQKRIEELEEERNFLRCQLDRLIVGVRGHEEWCGDAHRGGVKMQPASPTDPPSPMTTRSGMTLKRLQGPRPRHGTAIPVKQEFHLEEEKFYTDDEFLQEQEEEEEEEEEEDSSLEAGTKKKGRGRAGEPRMKKMRIFRITHGRERQRVKDPDGVLIRYKKILSTYQRVRSMSRAFQIHGVDRNTMASTSPIAELLLVAPEKMDEVGEFEAPKEKLLDYARRCYKIMDEQTHVKVQNMKKSHKLLPISYRFRN; encoded by the exons ATGGCTCCTGCCGCAAGAGGAGGTGGAGGTTTGTACCTGGAGTCTTACGAGGTGTCTTTCCCACTGGAGGAGGGCACGGAGAGGGCGACCTCGTACCACCATGGCCAACCGATAATGGACG AGGCCAGCATGCAGGATGCGCCCCCCTCGCAGTATAGCCCCTTCATCCTGGTGTCCAACCTGCGGGCGCACCTCTACGTGGCGCTGGAGAAGAACGCCTGGCTGCAGAAGCGCAtcgaggagctggaggaggagcgCAACTTCCTGCGCTGCCAGCTGGACCGCCTCATCGTTGGCGTGCGGGGGCACGAGG AGTGGTGCGGTGACGCCCATCGCGGCGGTGTGAAGATGCAACCTGCCAGCCCCACTGACCCGCCGTCACCCATGACCACACGCTCCGGAATGACCCTGAAACGCCTGCAAGGACCTCGGCCACGCCACGGGACCGCCATCCCCG TCAAGCAGGAGTTTCACCTGGAGGAGGAAAAGTTCTACACCGACGACGAGTTCCtgcaggagcaggaggaggaggaggaggaggaggaagaggaggactcTTCCCTGGAGGCCGGCACCAAGAAGAAGGGGCGAGGGCGAGCCGGGGAGCCCAGGATGAAGAAGATGAGGATCTTCCGCATCACCCACGGCAGGGAGAGGCAGAGAG TCAAAGACCCGGATGGCGTTCTGATCCGCTACAAGAAGATCCTGTCCACCTACCAGCGTGTGAGGAGCATGTCCAGAGCTTTCCAGATCCACGGTGTGGACCGCAACACCATGGCCTCCACCTCCCCCATCGCTGAGCTCCTACTGGTGGCGCCGGAGAAG ATGGACGAAGTGGGCGAGTTCGAGGCGCCCAAGGAGAAGCTTCTGGACTACGCCAGGCGCTGCTACAAAATCATGGACGAGCAGACGCATGTCAAAGTTCAGAACATGAAGAAAAGTCACAAGCTGCTGCCCATCTCCTATCGCTTTAGGAATTGA